A stretch of the Bordetella genomosp. 8 genome encodes the following:
- a CDS encoding aminotransferase-like domain-containing protein, which produces MPDSPSTSGAPLKRYEAVAADIARSIKAGTLRAGDRLPSVRQASAARRVSVSTIFQAYYLLESRGYIQARDRSGYYVSPTRRAPPEPEISRPDGGAAQVDVADLVFDVLGSVRDADTVPLGSAFPSPTLFPLMRLASSLKAGLRRMHPRSSIADMFTGNAALRRQIAVRYLIDGMDVRGDDLVITNGAMEALQLALLAVTRPGDTVLIESPAFYATLQALERMKLHAVEVPTSPRTGIQLDALAQAIERHRPRACWIMSNFQNPTGSLMPDASKQALVALLAQHGIPLIEDDVYGELYFGRVRPLPAKAYDREGLVLHCASFSKCLAPGYRVGWVAAGRYARDVERQKLMTTLASPSPNQLALAEYLDHGGYDRHLRQLRLTLARQQQMMMAALARYFPAGTRASRPQGGYFLWVQLPPGADALAVYRAALEQRISVAPGPIFSPRGEFRDCLRLNYGHPWDDTLEDAMRVLGEIVARQVSA; this is translated from the coding sequence ATGCCAGATTCCCCTTCCACCTCGGGCGCGCCCCTCAAACGCTACGAAGCGGTCGCCGCCGATATCGCCAGGTCGATCAAAGCCGGCACGCTGCGGGCGGGCGATCGCTTGCCGTCCGTGCGCCAGGCCAGCGCCGCGCGGCGCGTCAGCGTGTCCACCATATTCCAGGCGTATTACCTTCTTGAGTCGCGCGGCTACATCCAGGCGCGCGACCGCTCCGGTTATTACGTCAGCCCGACGCGGCGTGCGCCACCCGAGCCGGAGATATCGCGTCCCGATGGCGGCGCCGCGCAGGTGGACGTCGCCGATCTGGTCTTCGACGTCCTCGGATCGGTACGCGACGCCGATACCGTCCCCCTGGGCTCCGCCTTCCCCTCGCCCACGCTGTTTCCCTTGATGCGCCTGGCGTCCTCGTTGAAGGCGGGCCTGCGGCGCATGCACCCGCGCAGCAGCATCGCCGACATGTTCACGGGCAATGCCGCCCTGCGGCGGCAGATCGCCGTGCGCTACCTGATCGACGGCATGGACGTGCGGGGCGACGACCTGGTCATCACCAATGGCGCGATGGAAGCCCTGCAGCTTGCCCTGCTGGCGGTCACGCGGCCGGGCGACACGGTGCTGATCGAGTCGCCGGCCTTCTATGCCACCCTGCAGGCGCTGGAACGCATGAAGCTGCATGCCGTGGAGGTGCCGACCAGCCCGCGCACCGGCATCCAGCTGGACGCGCTGGCGCAGGCCATCGAGCGCCATCGCCCGCGCGCCTGCTGGATCATGTCCAATTTCCAGAATCCCACCGGCAGCCTGATGCCGGACGCCAGCAAGCAGGCCCTGGTGGCCTTGCTGGCCCAGCATGGCATCCCGCTGATCGAGGACGACGTCTATGGCGAGCTGTATTTCGGGCGGGTGCGGCCGCTGCCCGCCAAGGCCTATGACCGCGAAGGCCTGGTCTTGCACTGCGCGTCTTTCTCGAAATGCCTCGCGCCGGGCTATCGGGTCGGCTGGGTCGCCGCCGGACGCTATGCGCGTGACGTGGAACGGCAGAAGCTGATGACGACGCTGGCTTCCCCCAGCCCCAACCAGCTGGCCCTGGCCGAGTACCTGGACCACGGCGGCTACGACCGCCATCTGCGCCAGCTGCGCCTGACCCTGGCGCGCCAGCAACAGATGATGATGGCGGCGCTGGCGCGTTATTTCCCCGCAGGTACGCGCGCGTCGCGCCCGCAGGGCGGGTATTTCCTGTGGGTGCAACTGCCGCCCGGCGCCGATGCCCTGGCCGTCTATCGCGCGGCCCTGGAGCAGCGCATCAGCGTTGCGCCGGGGCCCATTTTTTCGCCGCGCGGCGAGTTTCGCGACTGCCTGCGGCTGAACTACGGCCATCCGTGGGACGACACGCTGGAAGACGCGATGCGGGTATTGGGCGAGATCGTTGCCCGGCAGGTATCCGCCTGA
- a CDS encoding hybrid sensor histidine kinase/response regulator, which produces MTESVNILVVDDIAQNLVAVEALLARPGIHILQARSGVEALELLLVHEVALALIDVQMPQMNGFELAELIRGSERTRSVPLIFLTAGTKEREAHFRGYEAGAVDFLYKPLDADVLISKVNVFVEMHNQKKLLARQLEELRQALTLNEMFTAVLGHDLRNPLSAVLHGSELLLRGSSDPKVQTNAQRIRFSAGRMARMVEQLLDVARIRSNGLVLQPVRSDYAGVCRAIVDEIADPAQRERVQLHVQGDCHGDIDVDRFSQVVSNLLGNALQHGDPAHPVLMRIDGMAPDRIVVQVANQGVIPADQLPNLFNPFHASLESRASKNGLGLGLYIVKKFIDAHGGTVNVRSTRADGTVFEIVMPRASGGGAA; this is translated from the coding sequence GTGACTGAAAGCGTCAACATCCTGGTGGTCGACGACATCGCCCAGAACCTCGTGGCGGTGGAAGCCCTGCTGGCCAGGCCAGGCATCCACATCCTGCAAGCGCGTTCCGGCGTGGAAGCGCTGGAGCTGCTGCTGGTACACGAAGTCGCCCTGGCACTGATCGACGTGCAGATGCCGCAGATGAACGGCTTCGAACTGGCGGAACTGATCCGCGGCAGCGAGCGCACCCGCAGCGTGCCGCTGATCTTCCTGACCGCCGGCACCAAGGAGCGCGAAGCGCATTTCCGCGGCTACGAGGCCGGCGCGGTGGATTTCCTCTACAAGCCCCTGGACGCCGACGTGCTGATCAGCAAGGTCAATGTCTTCGTCGAGATGCACAACCAGAAGAAGCTGCTGGCGCGCCAGCTGGAGGAACTGCGCCAGGCCCTGACGCTGAACGAGATGTTCACCGCGGTGCTGGGGCACGACCTGCGCAACCCGCTGTCAGCGGTGCTGCACGGATCGGAGCTGCTGCTGCGCGGCTCCAGCGATCCCAAGGTGCAGACCAATGCCCAGCGCATCCGCTTCAGCGCCGGCCGCATGGCGCGCATGGTGGAACAGCTGCTGGACGTCGCGCGCATCCGTTCGAACGGCCTGGTGTTGCAGCCGGTGCGCAGCGATTACGCCGGCGTCTGCCGCGCCATCGTGGACGAAATCGCGGATCCCGCGCAGCGCGAACGCGTGCAGCTGCACGTCCAGGGAGACTGCCACGGCGATATCGACGTGGACCGCTTTTCGCAGGTGGTGTCGAATCTGCTGGGCAACGCCTTGCAGCATGGCGACCCCGCACATCCGGTGCTGATGCGCATCGACGGCATGGCGCCGGACCGCATCGTCGTGCAGGTCGCCAACCAGGGCGTCATCCCCGCCGACCAGTTGCCCAATCTGTTCAACCCCTTCCATGCCAGCCTGGAAAGCCGCGCGAGCAAGAACGGCCTGGGCCTGGGGCTTTATATCGTGAAGAAGTTCATCGATGCGCACGGCGGCACGGTGAACGTGCGGTCCACGCGCGCCGACGGCACCGTGTTCGAGATCGTCATGCCGCGCGCGAGCGGCGGCGGCGCAGCGTAA
- a CDS encoding YVTN family beta-propeller repeat protein — protein MNRLSFACGAVLAACLAFVAPAQAQGQAARPSHNDPIFVLNSLDANVSVIDPVTYKEIRRLPTGKEPHHLYFSPDQKSLIVANSVGDTLTLMDPRTGQIQRTITGIVDPYQLRFSPDMKWFVTAANRLDHVDIYQYVPRADGFDLKLMKRVPAGKTPSHIGIDSKSTTAYVSLQDSDEVVAIDLATQEKRWTLPVGKTPADVYIVPGDKVMLVALTGDSYVEAYDLTSPGKPKLITRIKTNAGAHAFRIQGDGQHIFVSNRAANTISRIDFKNLKAVAEYPAPGGPDCMDLMADGKTLLVTSRWARKLTFIDIDKKEVVRQINVGRSPHGVWTLDHVAMH, from the coding sequence TTGAATCGTTTGTCTTTTGCCTGCGGCGCCGTGCTGGCCGCCTGCCTCGCGTTCGTCGCTCCCGCCCAGGCCCAAGGCCAGGCCGCCCGTCCCTCCCACAACGATCCCATCTTCGTCCTGAATTCCCTGGACGCGAACGTCAGCGTGATCGACCCGGTCACCTACAAGGAAATCCGTCGCCTGCCCACCGGCAAGGAGCCGCATCACCTGTATTTTTCGCCGGACCAGAAATCGCTGATCGTCGCCAATTCGGTGGGCGATACGCTGACGCTGATGGATCCGCGCACCGGTCAGATCCAGCGCACCATCACGGGCATCGTCGACCCCTACCAGCTGCGTTTCTCGCCCGACATGAAATGGTTCGTCACGGCCGCCAACCGGCTGGACCACGTCGACATCTATCAATACGTGCCGCGCGCCGACGGCTTCGATCTCAAGCTGATGAAGCGCGTGCCGGCCGGCAAGACCCCCAGCCACATCGGCATCGACAGCAAGAGCACCACGGCCTACGTGTCGCTGCAGGACAGCGACGAAGTCGTGGCCATCGACCTGGCGACGCAGGAAAAGCGTTGGACGCTGCCCGTGGGCAAGACGCCGGCTGACGTCTATATCGTCCCGGGCGACAAGGTCATGCTGGTCGCCCTGACCGGCGACAGCTACGTCGAAGCCTACGACCTGACCAGTCCGGGCAAGCCCAAGCTGATCACGCGCATCAAGACCAATGCCGGCGCCCATGCTTTCCGCATCCAGGGTGACGGCCAGCACATCTTCGTCAGCAACCGCGCCGCCAATACCATCAGCCGCATCGACTTCAAGAACCTGAAGGCCGTGGCCGAGTATCCGGCGCCCGGCGGTCCGGACTGCATGGACCTGATGGCGGACGGCAAGACCCTGCTGGTCACCTCGCGCTGGGCGCGCAAGCTGACTTTCATCGATATCGACAAGAAGGAAGTCGTGCGGCAGATCAATGTGGGCCGGTCGCCGCACGGGGTATGGACACTGGATCATGTCGCGATGCACTAG
- a CDS encoding MgtC/SapB family protein has protein sequence MTTLSATVWQTLQEEFSDIADAQAYTRIVTRLLIAVLLGGLIGYERERSGKAAGLRTHMLVALGAALFVLAPQQGGMEVNDLSRVLQGVIAGIGFLGAGAIIKSSAEGEVRGLTTAASIWLTAAIGIAAGMGKEVVAIVSALMALVILDVLHRVERRINGSAANPRPGSDGQA, from the coding sequence ATGACCACCCTTTCCGCCACCGTGTGGCAGACCCTGCAGGAAGAGTTCTCCGATATCGCCGACGCGCAGGCCTATACGCGCATCGTCACGCGGCTGCTCATTGCCGTGCTGCTGGGCGGCCTGATCGGCTACGAACGCGAACGCAGCGGCAAGGCCGCCGGCCTGCGCACCCATATGCTGGTGGCCCTGGGCGCGGCGCTGTTCGTATTGGCGCCGCAGCAAGGCGGGATGGAGGTCAATGACCTGAGCCGCGTGCTGCAGGGCGTGATCGCCGGCATCGGCTTCCTGGGCGCCGGCGCCATCATCAAATCGAGCGCCGAAGGCGAAGTCCGCGGCCTCACCACCGCGGCGAGCATCTGGCTGACGGCGGCGATAGGCATCGCGGCGGGCATGGGCAAGGAAGTCGTGGCCATCGTCAGTGCCCTGATGGCGCTGGTGATATTGGATGTGCTGCACCGGGTGGAGCGACGCATCAACGGCAGCGCGGCGAATCCGCGTCCGGGTTCGGACGGCCAGGCCTGA
- a CDS encoding polysaccharide deacetylase family protein: MSRCTRRASAALCGLLATAMAGGAAAAPAPLCAKPVYLTFDTGHMGVAPLIADVLKRHDVKASFFLANERTQTNGSSLDDHWAPWWRARVADGDVFGSHTYDHVHWLKDLPGDRFEMRPDFGPNAGKKEVLTAQQYCDELQRSAARFKAMTGHAMLPLFRAPGGRTSPALLKAAQQCGYRHVGWASAGFLGDELPSDKYPNKQLLARALANIKPGDILMAHLGIWSRQDPWAPAVLEPLITGLRDKGYCFATLDQHPAYRAWVAAHRQ; the protein is encoded by the coding sequence ATGTCGCGATGCACTAGACGCGCCTCGGCCGCGTTGTGCGGCCTGCTTGCCACGGCCATGGCCGGCGGCGCCGCCGCCGCGCCGGCGCCGTTGTGCGCCAAGCCCGTCTATCTGACCTTCGACACCGGCCACATGGGCGTGGCGCCCCTGATCGCCGACGTGCTGAAGCGGCACGACGTCAAGGCCAGTTTCTTCCTGGCCAATGAACGCACGCAGACCAACGGCAGTTCGCTGGACGACCACTGGGCGCCCTGGTGGCGCGCCCGCGTGGCCGACGGCGACGTGTTCGGTTCGCATACCTACGATCACGTCCACTGGCTGAAGGACCTGCCCGGCGACCGCTTCGAGATGCGGCCCGACTTCGGTCCCAATGCCGGCAAGAAGGAAGTCCTGACCGCGCAGCAGTATTGCGACGAACTGCAGCGTTCCGCCGCGCGGTTCAAGGCAATGACGGGCCACGCCATGCTGCCGCTGTTCCGTGCGCCGGGCGGGCGCACCTCGCCCGCGCTGCTCAAGGCGGCGCAGCAGTGCGGCTATCGCCACGTCGGCTGGGCGTCGGCCGGCTTCCTGGGCGATGAACTGCCCAGCGACAAATACCCCAACAAGCAGCTGCTTGCCCGCGCGCTCGCCAATATCAAGCCCGGCGATATCCTGATGGCCCACCTGGGAATCTGGTCGCGCCAGGATCCCTGGGCGCCCGCCGTGCTGGAACCCCTGATCACTGGGCTGCGGGACAAGGGTTATTGCTTCGCCACGCTGGACCAGCATCCCGCTTACCGCGCCTGGGTCGCGGCGCATCGTCAATAG
- a CDS encoding sterol desaturase family protein, with product MDTFNHLIGMAQEGLFESVIQPVLYKLGLSGVIEDAYDATLWLIAGLLQIAVLICVIGPLQRWRPVEAVTDRRAVRLDILYTVIHRLGVFRVALFFAIDPFWDGIFGTLHVWGLSTLQLDQLWPGVTDNPLISLAIYLLIFDLVEYLYHRAQHTFEWMWALHAVHHSQRQMTMWSDNRNHLLDDVLHDIVIVVVSQLIGVPPAQFVAIVAILQLVESFSHANLRLHFGRWGERLLVSPRFHREHHGIAYETTPTGKVVGSNYAVIFPIWDVLFRTGRFDGKFGPTGIADQLPDAGGHDYGETFLAQQWLGFKRLFTLRRRRSRAA from the coding sequence ATGGATACGTTCAATCATCTCATCGGCATGGCCCAGGAAGGGCTGTTCGAGTCCGTCATCCAGCCCGTGCTGTACAAGCTCGGGCTGTCCGGCGTCATCGAAGACGCCTACGACGCCACCCTGTGGCTGATCGCCGGCCTGCTGCAGATTGCCGTGCTGATCTGCGTGATCGGGCCGCTGCAGCGCTGGCGGCCGGTCGAGGCGGTGACCGACCGCCGCGCCGTGCGCCTGGATATCCTGTACACCGTCATCCATCGCCTGGGCGTGTTCCGCGTCGCGCTGTTCTTCGCCATCGATCCCTTCTGGGACGGCATCTTCGGCACCCTGCATGTGTGGGGCCTGTCGACCCTGCAGCTGGACCAGCTGTGGCCCGGCGTGACGGACAATCCGCTGATCAGCCTGGCGATCTACCTGCTCATCTTCGACCTGGTCGAATACCTGTATCACCGCGCCCAGCACACCTTCGAGTGGATGTGGGCGCTGCACGCCGTGCATCACAGCCAGCGGCAGATGACCATGTGGAGCGACAACCGCAACCATCTGCTGGACGATGTCCTGCACGACATCGTGATCGTGGTGGTGTCGCAGCTGATCGGCGTGCCGCCCGCGCAGTTCGTCGCCATCGTCGCCATCCTGCAGCTGGTCGAGAGCTTTTCCCACGCCAACCTGCGCCTGCATTTCGGCCGCTGGGGCGAGCGCTTGCTGGTCAGCCCGCGCTTCCATCGCGAGCACCACGGCATTGCCTACGAAACCACGCCCACCGGCAAGGTGGTGGGCAGCAATTACGCCGTGATCTTTCCGATATGGGACGTCCTGTTCCGCACCGGCCGCTTCGACGGCAAGTTCGGCCCCACGGGCATCGCCGACCAGCTGCCGGATGCCGGCGGCCACGATTACGGCGAAACCTTCCTGGCCCAGCAGTGGCTGGGCTTCAAGCGCCTGTTTACGCTGCGCCGCCGCCGCTCGCGCGCGGCATGA
- a CDS encoding response regulator — protein MQLSPKNDDMPVHLGIAILSVLILAIDIVTPLGVAIWVFYMLPVVLSVFQRNRYVPLMVALLELVFIIAGTFLPLGGNIPTQNLINRSFGLVTMFTAALLCMQVISARLNAQRLMWLQQAENALAQDLLGEQSVQDIGQNALRALARVTNAQVGAMYRLHRGALSWVGGYARDQAETPDAMPGRGMALEVANQGTPLVVRDLPPDYTRVSSGTGEAAPRVLVLAPITADGRAQGVVELGFLQDGGDFERELELLRTGGEVIGVALRSALYREHLKELLEETQRQSEELQTQQEELRVSNEELEEQGRALRESQTRLEEQQTDLMQSNARLEEHTQRLEQQKRELQRARATLETNARELSRASRYKSEFLANMSHELRTPLNSSLILSQMLADPKSANMAPGEIQRYARTIHASNADLLTLINDILDLSKIEAGHVDMAPETVSAAGVLEPLRQMFEPIAAGKQLDFRIDIHDSAPATYVTDAAKLQQVLKNLLANAFKFTERGEVVLTVGGAADGRVAFAVSDTGIGIPPQQQEVIFEAFRQADGTTSRKYGGTGLGLSISRELTRLLGGELRVESEAGKGSTFTAEITADLAAHLAATEQQAATTADAASPHSEAEAGADPALPAAAGARPGAASSADGAGMRAAFARFDRHQRAEAGEVAPRAAAGPAGAGERTLGPAPNIGVFRPARGDIEERRHERMVMVIEDDERFADILYELAHELGFDCVLVSHGAEAMRLARELRPSGILLDVGLPDQSGLSVLDQLKQDPSTRHIPIHVVSVADHIQTALELGAVGYALKPVAREELVEAFKRVEEKLQRRASRLLVVEDDPDLRASISLLLQADDIEITTAGTVAEALEHLAARTFDCMVMDLMLPDASGYDLLEQMGAGRKYAFPPVIVYTGRALTRDEEQRLRRYSRSIIIKGAKSPERLVDEVTLFLHRVEATLPPDQQKLLMQARQRDMVFEGRRVLLVEDDVRNIFALSSVLEPLGAKLLVARNGREALDALAKDAHVDIVLMDLMMPEMDGLTATREIRKRPELRDLPIIALTAKAMTDDRRNCLEAGANDYISKPIDVDKLISLCRVWMPK, from the coding sequence ATGCAACTGTCCCCCAAGAACGACGACATGCCCGTCCACCTGGGCATAGCGATCCTCAGCGTGTTGATACTGGCCATCGACATCGTGACGCCGCTGGGCGTGGCGATCTGGGTGTTCTACATGCTGCCGGTCGTGCTCAGCGTCTTCCAGCGCAACCGTTACGTCCCGCTGATGGTCGCGCTGCTGGAACTGGTGTTCATCATTGCGGGCACCTTCCTGCCCTTGGGCGGCAATATCCCGACGCAGAACCTGATCAACCGCAGTTTCGGCCTGGTGACGATGTTCACCGCCGCGCTGCTGTGCATGCAGGTCATCTCGGCACGGCTGAACGCGCAGCGGCTGATGTGGCTGCAGCAGGCCGAGAACGCGCTGGCGCAGGACCTGCTGGGCGAACAAAGTGTGCAGGATATCGGGCAGAACGCCCTGCGGGCGCTGGCCAGGGTCACGAACGCCCAGGTGGGCGCGATGTACCGGCTGCACCGCGGCGCCCTGTCATGGGTCGGAGGCTATGCGCGCGACCAGGCCGAGACGCCCGATGCCATGCCGGGCCGCGGCATGGCGCTGGAAGTCGCCAACCAGGGCACCCCCCTGGTCGTGCGGGACCTGCCGCCGGATTACACGCGTGTTTCGTCCGGCACCGGCGAAGCCGCGCCGCGCGTCCTGGTGCTTGCCCCCATCACCGCAGACGGACGCGCGCAGGGGGTGGTGGAACTGGGATTCCTGCAGGACGGCGGCGATTTCGAGCGCGAGCTGGAGTTGTTGCGTACCGGCGGCGAGGTCATCGGCGTCGCCCTGCGCTCGGCCCTTTACCGTGAGCACCTGAAGGAGCTGCTGGAAGAAACGCAGCGCCAGAGCGAAGAACTGCAGACGCAGCAGGAAGAGCTGCGGGTCTCCAACGAGGAGCTGGAAGAACAGGGCCGTGCGCTGCGCGAATCGCAGACCCGCCTGGAAGAACAGCAAACCGACCTGATGCAGAGCAATGCGCGGCTGGAAGAGCACACGCAGCGCCTGGAGCAGCAGAAGCGCGAATTGCAGCGGGCCCGCGCCACGCTGGAAACCAATGCGCGCGAGCTGTCCCGCGCCAGCCGCTACAAGTCGGAATTCCTGGCGAATATGTCGCATGAGCTGCGCACGCCGCTGAATAGCTCGCTGATCCTGTCGCAGATGCTGGCCGATCCCAAATCGGCCAACATGGCGCCCGGGGAGATACAACGCTACGCGCGCACCATCCATGCGTCGAACGCGGATCTGCTGACCTTGATCAACGACATCCTGGACCTGTCCAAGATCGAGGCGGGCCACGTGGACATGGCGCCGGAGACCGTGTCGGCCGCCGGCGTGCTGGAACCGCTGCGCCAGATGTTCGAGCCCATCGCCGCCGGCAAGCAGCTGGATTTCCGCATCGACATCCACGATAGCGCGCCGGCCACCTACGTGACCGACGCCGCGAAGCTGCAGCAGGTGCTGAAGAACCTGCTGGCCAATGCCTTCAAGTTCACCGAGCGGGGTGAAGTGGTGCTGACCGTAGGGGGCGCGGCCGACGGGCGCGTGGCCTTTGCCGTCAGCGATACGGGCATCGGCATCCCGCCGCAACAGCAGGAAGTCATCTTCGAGGCGTTCCGCCAGGCCGACGGCACCACCAGCCGCAAGTACGGCGGCACCGGGCTGGGGCTGTCGATCTCGCGCGAACTGACACGCCTGCTGGGCGGCGAGTTGCGCGTGGAAAGCGAGGCCGGCAAGGGCAGCACGTTCACCGCCGAAATCACCGCCGACCTGGCCGCCCATCTGGCCGCCACCGAACAGCAGGCAGCCACCACCGCCGACGCCGCGAGCCCGCACAGCGAGGCCGAAGCGGGCGCGGACCCCGCCCTGCCCGCCGCCGCGGGCGCCCGGCCCGGCGCGGCGTCGTCCGCCGACGGCGCTGGCATGCGTGCCGCCTTCGCGCGCTTCGATCGCCACCAGCGCGCCGAGGCCGGGGAAGTCGCCCCACGCGCGGCGGCCGGCCCCGCCGGCGCCGGCGAACGCACGCTGGGCCCCGCGCCCAACATCGGCGTCTTCCGGCCGGCGCGCGGCGATATCGAGGAACGCCGCCACGAGCGCATGGTGATGGTGATCGAGGACGACGAGCGCTTCGCCGACATCCTGTACGAACTGGCGCACGAACTGGGCTTCGATTGCGTGCTGGTCTCGCACGGCGCGGAAGCGATGCGCCTGGCGCGCGAGCTGCGTCCCAGCGGCATCCTGCTGGACGTGGGCCTGCCCGACCAATCGGGCCTGAGCGTGCTGGACCAGCTGAAGCAGGACCCGAGCACCCGCCACATTCCCATCCACGTCGTATCGGTGGCTGACCACATACAGACGGCGCTGGAGCTGGGCGCGGTCGGCTATGCGCTGAAGCCGGTGGCTCGCGAGGAACTGGTGGAAGCCTTCAAGCGTGTCGAGGAAAAGTTGCAGCGGCGCGCCAGCCGCCTGCTGGTGGTGGAAGACGATCCCGACCTGCGCGCCAGCATTTCGCTGCTGCTGCAGGCCGACGATATCGAGATCACCACGGCGGGCACGGTGGCCGAGGCCCTGGAACACCTGGCCGCGCGCACCTTCGACTGCATGGTCATGGACCTGATGCTGCCCGACGCTTCGGGCTACGATCTGCTGGAACAGATGGGCGCCGGCCGCAAGTATGCCTTCCCGCCGGTGATCGTCTACACCGGCCGCGCGCTGACGCGCGACGAAGAACAGCGCCTGCGCCGCTATTCGCGTTCCATCATCATCAAGGGCGCCAAATCGCCGGAACGGCTGGTGGACGAAGTGACGCTGTTCCTGCACCGGGTGGAAGCGACCCTGCCACCGGACCAGCAGAAGCTCCTGATGCAGGCACGCCAGCGCGACATGGTGTTCGAAGGCCGCCGCGTCCTGCTGGTGGAGGACGACGTGCGGAATATCTTCGCCTTGTCCAGCGTGCTGGAACCGCTGGGCGCCAAGCTGCTCGTGGCCCGCAACGGCCGCGAGGCGCTGGACGCGCTGGCCAAGGACGCGCACGTGGACATCGTGCTGATGGACCTGATGATGCCGGAAATGGATGGCCTGACCGCGACGCGGGAAATCCGCAAGCGGCCGGAATTGCGCGACCTGCCCATCATCGCCCTGACCGCCAAGGCCATGACGGATGACCGGCGCAATTGCCTGGAAGCGGGCGCCAACGACTATATCTCCAAGCCGATCGACGTGGACAAGCTGATTTCGCTATGCCGAGTCTGGATGCCCAAGTAA
- a CDS encoding CheR family methyltransferase — translation MPSLDAQVSGPAAMDALFDLELKLLLEAVYLRYQHDFRGYAVASMRRRVKQAMTHFDCDTVSQLQDRVLHQPEIFARMLQYFTVQVSEMFRDPDYFQAVREHVVPVLKTYPSVKIWVAGCSSGEEVWSLAILLDEEQLLSRTLIYATDINTEALRQAESGIYPVDRIAQFSRNYRDSGGTRSLSDYYTANLHDARFDRRLREQIVFADHSLATDSVFSEVHFVSCRNVLIYFNRELQDRAAQLFHEALIRRGFLGLGTRESLRFSSQAGRFTEVAPRQRIYQRL, via the coding sequence ATGCCGAGTCTGGATGCCCAAGTAAGCGGCCCCGCCGCGATGGACGCGCTGTTCGACCTGGAGCTGAAGCTGCTGCTGGAAGCCGTCTACCTGCGCTACCAGCACGACTTCCGCGGCTACGCCGTGGCGTCTATGCGCCGACGCGTCAAGCAGGCGATGACGCACTTCGACTGCGACACGGTCAGCCAGCTGCAGGACAGGGTCCTGCACCAGCCCGAGATTTTCGCGCGCATGCTGCAGTACTTCACGGTACAGGTCAGCGAAATGTTCCGCGACCCGGACTATTTCCAGGCCGTTCGCGAACACGTGGTGCCGGTGCTCAAGACCTATCCGTCGGTGAAGATCTGGGTGGCGGGCTGCAGCAGCGGCGAGGAAGTCTGGTCGCTGGCCATCCTGCTGGATGAAGAACAGCTGCTGTCGCGCACGCTGATCTACGCCACCGACATCAACACCGAAGCGCTGCGCCAGGCCGAGAGCGGGATCTACCCCGTGGACCGCATCGCCCAGTTCAGCCGTAACTACCGGGACAGCGGCGGCACGCGCTCGCTGTCGGATTACTACACCGCCAACCTGCATGACGCCCGTTTCGACCGCCGGCTGCGCGAGCAGATCGTATTCGCCGATCACAGCCTGGCGACCGACAGCGTGTTTTCGGAAGTGCATTTCGTCTCCTGCCGCAACGTGCTGATCTACTTCAACCGGGAACTGCAGGATCGCGCGGCGCAACTGTTCCATGAGGCGCTGATACGGCGCGGATTCCTGGGATTGGGAACGCGCGAAAGCCTGCGCTTTTCCTCGCAGGCCGGCCGGTTCACGGAAGTCGCGCCGCGCCAGCGCATCTACCAACGCCTATGA
- a CDS encoding chemotaxis protein CheB codes for MTTAAPPSSPAITLVAIGASAGGVDAIGTVLEALPADFPAAIAIVLHLPPDRHSLLAELFAARCVLPVKEVEDKEFIVPGMVYIAAPDYHMLVEPDRSFALSQDEAVNFSRPSIDLLMESAAIAYRERLLGIVLTGASQDGAAGLQRVRALGGQAWVQDPDNADSPAMPASAIAQAGADRIMDKATLALALAALGKDPRKNGNRP; via the coding sequence ATGACGACCGCCGCCCCGCCCTCCTCCCCCGCGATAACGCTGGTCGCCATCGGCGCATCGGCCGGCGGCGTGGACGCCATCGGCACCGTGCTGGAGGCCCTGCCGGCCGATTTTCCGGCGGCGATCGCCATCGTCCTGCATCTGCCGCCAGACCGGCACAGCCTGCTGGCCGAGCTGTTCGCCGCCCGCTGCGTCCTGCCGGTCAAGGAAGTGGAAGACAAGGAATTCATCGTGCCCGGCATGGTCTATATCGCGGCGCCCGACTACCACATGCTGGTCGAGCCGGACCGTTCCTTCGCGCTGTCGCAGGACGAAGCGGTGAACTTCTCGCGGCCGTCGATCGACCTGCTGATGGAATCCGCGGCCATCGCTTACCGCGAGCGGTTGCTGGGCATCGTATTGACGGGCGCCAGCCAGGACGGCGCCGCCGGGCTGCAACGCGTGCGCGCGCTGGGCGGGCAGGCCTGGGTGCAGGATCCCGATAACGCGGACTCTCCCGCCATGCCGGCCAGCGCCATCGCGCAGGCCGGCGCGGACCGCATCATGGACAAGGCCACGCTGGCGCTCGCGCTGGCGGCCTTAGGCAAAGACCCTAGAAAAAACGGAAATCGACCGTGA